From one Bradyrhizobium sp. Ash2021 genomic stretch:
- the hemA gene encoding 5-aminolevulinate synthase, translating into MDSKADFRAIFESLIADTKLDGRYRTFIELERIAGEFPSAFWHGPDGQTRRVTVWCSNDYLGMGQHPDVLTAMHRAIDRSGAGTGGTRNISGTNWQHVQLETELADLHSKEGALIFTSGWISNLAALGTLGRLMPGCAIFSDALNHNSMIEGIRRSGAERFIFRHNDVTHLDELMNSVAPERPKIVAFESVYSMDGDIAPIAAICDVAEKHGAITYLDEVHAVGLYGARGGGIAERDGVSHRVTLIEATLAKAFGVMGGYVAGPALLIDVIRSFADSFIFTTSLCPHLAAGALAAVQHVRAHPEQRARQERNVRRLKAMLLAAGMPILDTPSHILPLIIGEAHQCRRTSELLLAEHRIYLQPINYPTVARGQERLRITPTPFHTDDDMQHLVDALAAVRAQLGWSRGEEAA; encoded by the coding sequence ATGGACAGTAAAGCGGACTTTCGTGCGATATTTGAGTCACTCATTGCCGACACCAAACTGGACGGCCGATATCGGACGTTCATAGAACTGGAGCGGATCGCGGGCGAGTTCCCGAGCGCCTTTTGGCACGGTCCTGACGGCCAGACCCGTCGCGTGACCGTGTGGTGCAGCAACGACTATCTGGGGATGGGCCAACACCCCGATGTGCTGACGGCCATGCACCGGGCAATTGATCGCTCCGGTGCGGGCACTGGCGGCACCAGAAACATCTCCGGTACCAATTGGCAGCATGTCCAGCTGGAGACCGAGCTTGCGGACCTGCACAGCAAAGAAGGCGCGCTGATCTTCACCTCAGGCTGGATTTCGAATCTCGCAGCCCTCGGCACGTTGGGTCGGCTGATGCCGGGTTGCGCGATATTTTCCGACGCGCTCAACCACAATTCGATGATTGAAGGCATTCGGCGGTCCGGCGCGGAGCGCTTCATCTTCCGCCACAACGACGTTACTCATCTCGATGAACTGATGAATTCGGTGGCGCCGGAGCGCCCGAAGATTGTGGCGTTCGAAAGCGTCTACAGCATGGACGGCGACATTGCGCCCATTGCGGCGATCTGTGATGTCGCCGAAAAGCACGGCGCCATCACCTATCTCGACGAGGTCCACGCGGTCGGTCTCTACGGCGCGCGCGGCGGCGGCATCGCGGAGCGCGATGGCGTGTCTCATCGGGTGACGCTCATCGAGGCTACGCTCGCCAAGGCCTTCGGGGTGATGGGCGGCTATGTCGCCGGTCCCGCGCTGCTGATCGACGTCATCCGCAGTTTCGCGGACAGCTTCATCTTCACGACCTCGCTCTGCCCGCATCTTGCCGCGGGTGCGCTCGCGGCTGTGCAGCACGTCAGAGCTCATCCTGAGCAGCGCGCGCGACAGGAGCGCAATGTCCGGCGGCTGAAGGCCATGCTCCTGGCGGCCGGCATGCCTATCCTCGACACGCCAAGTCATATTCTGCCGCTGATCATCGGTGAGGCACATCAATGCCGGCGCACGAGCGAACTGCTGCTTGCAGAGCACCGCATCTATCTCCAGCCGATCAATTACCCGACTGTGGCGCGCGGCCAGGAAAGACTGCGCATCACCCCCACGCCCTTTCACACAGATGATGACATGCAGCATCTGGTCGATGCCTTAGCGGCGGTCCGCGCGCAACTGGGCTGGTCACGCGGGGAGGAAGCGGCTTGA
- a CDS encoding cytochrome ubiquinol oxidase subunit I translates to MFGLTALELARIQFAFTMSSHIIFPAITIGLASYLVALEGLWLWKKDTTYRDLYHFWSHIFAVNFAMGVVSGIVMAYQFGTNWSYYSAFAGSITGPLLSYEVLTAFFLEAGFLGVMLFGWNRVGPGLHFFATVMVAIGTLISATWILASNSWMQTPQGFEIVNGRVVPVDWLKVIFNPSFPYRLAHMTVAAYLSVALFVGASGAWHLLKRRDTPAVRTMLSMAMWMMLIVTPIQIAIGDQHGLNTLEHQPAKIAAVEGHWENQPGESVPLILFGLPDMNAETTRYALQIPHLGSLVLTHSWSNQIRGLKDFAPQDRPNSTIVFWTFRIMVGLGFLMLLLGLWGAWARWRHELYRSKLFLRFAVLMGPAGLVALLAGWFTTEIGRQPWVVYGVMRTKDAVSNHSALALSMTLIVFIVMYLAVFGTGIRYMVMLVAKGPQPYGEHPPEPEGQSGRPARPLSAVPDPIDPAIDLPGGTRR, encoded by the coding sequence ATGTTCGGCCTGACCGCACTGGAACTCGCGCGGATCCAATTCGCATTCACGATGTCATCCCACATCATCTTCCCGGCGATCACCATTGGCCTTGCGAGCTATCTCGTGGCATTGGAAGGCCTGTGGTTGTGGAAGAAGGACACCACCTATCGCGACCTCTATCATTTCTGGTCGCACATCTTCGCCGTCAACTTCGCCATGGGCGTCGTTTCAGGCATCGTCATGGCCTACCAGTTCGGCACCAACTGGAGCTATTATTCGGCCTTCGCAGGATCGATTACGGGCCCGTTGCTCAGCTACGAGGTGCTGACCGCCTTCTTCCTCGAAGCCGGATTCCTGGGCGTGATGCTGTTCGGATGGAACAGGGTCGGGCCGGGCCTGCACTTCTTCGCCACTGTTATGGTGGCTATCGGGACGCTTATTTCGGCAACCTGGATTCTCGCCTCCAATAGCTGGATGCAGACACCGCAAGGCTTCGAGATCGTCAACGGCCGTGTCGTGCCCGTCGATTGGCTGAAGGTGATCTTTAATCCTTCGTTTCCATACCGCCTCGCGCACATGACGGTAGCGGCCTATCTCTCGGTGGCGCTTTTCGTCGGGGCATCTGGCGCATGGCACCTGCTCAAACGGCGCGACACGCCGGCCGTGCGCACGATGTTGTCGATGGCCATGTGGATGATGCTAATCGTCACGCCGATACAGATCGCCATCGGTGACCAACACGGGCTCAACACTCTTGAGCATCAGCCGGCGAAAATCGCCGCGGTCGAGGGTCACTGGGAGAACCAACCCGGTGAGAGCGTGCCGCTTATCCTCTTCGGCTTGCCCGATATGAACGCCGAGACGACGCGCTATGCGCTGCAAATTCCTCATTTGGGCAGCTTGGTTCTCACCCATAGCTGGAGCAACCAGATTCGCGGCCTGAAGGACTTCGCGCCCCAGGATCGTCCGAACTCCACGATCGTTTTCTGGACCTTCCGGATCATGGTCGGGCTGGGCTTCCTCATGCTGCTGCTTGGCCTTTGGGGCGCATGGGCACGCTGGCGCCATGAGCTCTACCGGTCGAAGCTTTTTCTGCGCTTCGCGGTGCTGATGGGACCCGCAGGTCTGGTGGCGCTCCTGGCCGGATGGTTCACCACGGAGATCGGGCGCCAGCCCTGGGTGGTCTATGGCGTGATGCGGACCAAGGACGCGGTGTCGAACCACTCGGCGCTCGCCCTTTCGATGACGCTTATCGTGTTCATCGTCATGTATCTGGCCGTCTTTGGCACAGGCATCAGATACATGGTGATGCTGGTGGCGAAAGGCCCCCAGCCGTATGGCGAGCATCCACCCGAGCCGGAAGGACAAAGCGGGCGGCCGGCGCGTCCTTTGTCCGCTGTTCCCGACCCCATCGATCCGGCGATCGATTTGCCGGGCGGCACGAGGAGATAG
- a CDS encoding MFS transporter — protein sequence MTVLDTNVVAVVLPTIARDLGASFADVEWVVSTYVLCFAALLLPAGSIADRFGRRKVFLGGIGLFAFASLLCGHAPSASALYLARGAQGVGAAFLLAPALAIIGHAFHNEAERARAWAIWGGIMGLTMVLAPIIGGVIAYGLGWRWAFYVNVPVCALLGTAVLPLIQESRDSEARSLDPGGIVLFAASMFGLTWGLIHGQAQGWLSTSALAGFAGGFAAFIGFLAAETNQARPMVDLALFRVPHFIGAVLAMFAYAASAQVMAQLLPLYLQNGLGLPPLDAGLAMLPFAIAMLILPQIGRWLDRHLAAHQILALGLSVVCLGNLVTAWGAAGSWWPLLILGMIILGSGGGLLNGGTQKAIMGVVPRERAGMASGISTTSRFSGILLGFVALSTIVAIGARAAVTTSICSSIASRCEAAAEFARLVVAGDMPKAVALMSPGSPTIAIEIAHRGYATGFVVALLTAAVVAGLSAVVVAIQMRSARGRSSSQTAFAVVEEGRSVSKPIVSAASVRAAPLVFDATRNPDAASGGHESEESCSA from the coding sequence ATGACCGTGCTGGATACCAATGTCGTCGCCGTCGTCCTTCCGACGATTGCGCGCGATCTGGGTGCTTCCTTTGCCGATGTCGAGTGGGTGGTCAGCACCTATGTTCTCTGCTTCGCCGCACTGCTGCTCCCCGCGGGTTCGATCGCCGATCGTTTCGGCCGGCGGAAGGTCTTTCTCGGCGGGATCGGCTTATTTGCGTTCGCTTCACTGCTGTGCGGGCACGCGCCGAGCGCGTCGGCACTTTATTTGGCTCGCGGCGCCCAGGGAGTAGGGGCCGCGTTTCTACTCGCGCCTGCGCTCGCGATCATTGGCCATGCTTTCCACAACGAGGCCGAGCGCGCACGGGCCTGGGCGATCTGGGGCGGAATCATGGGCCTCACAATGGTGCTTGCGCCGATCATCGGTGGCGTCATCGCCTACGGGCTGGGCTGGCGCTGGGCCTTCTATGTCAACGTGCCGGTTTGCGCGCTTTTGGGCACCGCCGTCCTTCCGCTCATCCAGGAGTCGCGCGACAGCGAGGCGCGCAGCCTGGACCCCGGGGGGATTGTCCTCTTCGCGGCTTCCATGTTCGGCCTGACCTGGGGTTTGATCCACGGCCAGGCGCAGGGCTGGCTTTCGACCTCCGCCCTCGCGGGCTTTGCCGGCGGTTTCGCGGCATTCATCGGGTTTCTGGCGGCTGAGACCAACCAGGCCCGGCCGATGGTCGACCTCGCGCTCTTTCGGGTGCCCCACTTCATCGGCGCCGTGCTTGCCATGTTCGCCTATGCGGCCTCGGCGCAGGTCATGGCACAGCTTCTGCCACTCTACTTGCAGAACGGTCTCGGGTTGCCGCCGCTTGATGCCGGCTTGGCCATGTTGCCCTTCGCGATCGCCATGCTGATCCTGCCGCAGATCGGACGATGGCTCGACCGTCATCTCGCAGCCCACCAAATCCTTGCGCTCGGGCTCAGCGTTGTCTGTCTCGGCAACCTCGTCACAGCCTGGGGCGCGGCGGGCAGCTGGTGGCCGCTCCTCATTCTCGGCATGATTATCCTCGGCAGCGGTGGAGGCCTGCTGAATGGCGGCACTCAAAAGGCGATCATGGGTGTGGTGCCCCGCGAGCGGGCAGGCATGGCCTCCGGCATCAGCACGACATCGCGATTCAGCGGCATCCTTTTGGGCTTTGTGGCGCTGAGCACCATCGTGGCGATCGGCGCGCGAGCCGCAGTGACGACAAGTATCTGCTCGTCTATTGCGAGCCGTTGCGAGGCCGCTGCGGAGTTCGCCAGGCTCGTCGTCGCCGGCGACATGCCGAAGGCGGTCGCGCTGATGTCCCCAGGCTCGCCGACGATCGCCATCGAGATTGCTCATCGCGGCTATGCCACGGGCTTCGTGGTCGCGCTGCTTACCGCCGCCGTCGTCGCCGGTCTTTCCGCGGTCGTGGTCGCAATCCAAATGCGGTCGGCGAGGGGCCGGTCGTCATCGCAGACTGCGTTCGCCGTCGTAGAAGAGGGCCGCTCCGTGAGCAAACCGATCGTCAGCGCGGCCTCCGTTCGAGCAGCGCCGCTCGTCTTCGACGCAACACGAAACCCAGATGCGGCTTCCGGGGGGCATGAAAGTGAGGAATCATGTTCGGCCTGA
- a CDS encoding DUF2474 domain-containing protein: MTAHPSAGAQTWLQRVGWLVLIWAASVLALGVVAGLFRVVMNLAGLTV, translated from the coding sequence ATGACCGCGCACCCATCCGCCGGCGCACAGACATGGCTTCAGAGGGTCGGCTGGCTTGTTCTGATCTGGGCGGCCAGCGTCCTGGCGCTGGGTGTTGTCGCGGGCCTTTTCAGAGTGGTGATGAATCTCGCCGGGCTGACCGTGTGA
- a CDS encoding formate dehydrogenase has translation MKERLKTIIHRRDLFRFAIASAGAATASTLVLEPAAAKPVDLKDKRRARYQANSAEVQDFYRVNRYPAR, from the coding sequence ATGAAGGAGCGCCTCAAGACGATTATCCACCGGCGCGATTTGTTTCGCTTTGCGATTGCCAGTGCTGGAGCAGCGACCGCGAGCACCTTGGTGCTGGAGCCGGCGGCAGCCAAACCTGTCGATCTCAAAGATAAGCGCAGGGCGCGCTATCAGGCCAACTCCGCCGAGGTTCAGGACTTCTACCGCGTCAATCGCTATCCCGCCCGGTAA
- a CDS encoding DUF983 domain-containing protein: protein MRASQESVSLARAMWRGFRMRCPHCGQGTLFGRFLKVADHCPKCAEELFHHCADDFPAYLVIAAVGHVIVPAILAVETAYAPALWLQLLIWLPVTTLAALALLQPTKGAIVGLQWQLGMHGFETSKLRRLVPG from the coding sequence ATGAGAGCCTCACAAGAGTCAGTTTCACTCGCACGGGCAATGTGGCGCGGCTTCCGGATGCGGTGTCCGCATTGCGGCCAAGGAACCCTGTTTGGGCGCTTCTTGAAGGTCGCGGACCATTGTCCGAAGTGCGCTGAGGAGTTGTTCCACCACTGCGCCGATGATTTTCCGGCTTACCTGGTCATCGCCGCGGTGGGCCACGTCATCGTTCCCGCCATTCTCGCCGTTGAGACGGCCTACGCGCCGGCGTTGTGGCTTCAGCTATTGATATGGCTGCCCGTCACTACACTGGCAGCACTCGCACTATTGCAGCCGACCAAAGGAGCCATCGTCGGCCTGCAATGGCAACTTGGAATGCATGGGTTCGAAACCTCGAAACTCCGGCGCCTGGTCCCAGGCTAA
- a CDS encoding tetratricopeptide repeat protein, with amino-acid sequence MTNLIIRIVTLATCSIALIAAFSVTPVVAAGGSDLGGGEANYSGMDHRSAYPPSSYPKRSGTKATHAPKAKKAKQSLFDDPAFAHGYRAAHATIYDRNDYAGAIEQLKALGHDDNAGVANLIGYSYRKLGDYKVSQVWYERALKADPNHVLTWQYYGLWQIEQGNRDQAQYHLSRIAAICGTGCEEYRSLAAALEKPPGTGLVY; translated from the coding sequence ATGACCAACTTGATCATCAGGATTGTGACGCTGGCAACGTGTTCGATTGCGCTGATCGCTGCGTTCTCGGTCACTCCGGTTGTTGCGGCCGGGGGCAGCGATCTAGGTGGTGGTGAGGCAAACTATAGCGGGATGGACCACCGCTCCGCTTATCCGCCTTCGTCATACCCGAAGCGGTCGGGCACCAAGGCCACTCACGCCCCCAAGGCCAAGAAAGCCAAGCAGTCCCTTTTCGACGACCCCGCCTTCGCTCATGGGTACCGCGCCGCCCACGCGACGATCTATGACCGCAACGATTATGCTGGCGCGATTGAGCAGCTGAAAGCGCTCGGCCATGACGACAACGCAGGTGTCGCCAATCTGATCGGCTACTCCTATCGCAAGCTCGGCGACTACAAGGTTTCGCAAGTCTGGTACGAGCGCGCCCTGAAAGCAGATCCGAACCATGTGCTGACCTGGCAATATTACGGTCTGTGGCAGATCGAGCAGGGCAACCGCGATCAAGCGCAATATCATTTGAGTCGGATCGCGGCGATTTGCGGGACGGGCTGCGAGGAGTATCGGTCGTTGGCCGCCGCGCTAGAGAAACCGCCCGGCACCGGCCTGGTTTATTAG
- the cydB gene encoding cytochrome d ubiquinol oxidase subunit II, producing the protein MGIDLPVIWAVIIGFGLMMYVVMDGFDLGIGILFPFIRDRGDRDTMVNTVAPVWDGNETWLVLGGATLMGVFPLAYSVLLSALYIPIFFMLAGLIWRGVAFEFRFKADEAHRPFWDKAFAWGSYIATFSQGVALGAFINGFRVTGASYDGGSFDWLSPFSLFTGVGLIVAYALLGCTWLIMKTEGELQHRLKALAPRVTLALVAAIVIVSVWTPLTHPSIATRWFSFPNIIIFSPVPVLVVVTTWVMMRVLRNETHASPFLLALLLLFLGYTGLAISLWPNIIPPAISIREAAGPPESMGFTLVGALFVIPFILAYTAMSYYVFRGKVRAGEGYH; encoded by the coding sequence ATGGGCATCGATCTTCCCGTCATCTGGGCCGTGATCATCGGCTTTGGACTGATGATGTATGTGGTGATGGACGGTTTCGATCTCGGAATCGGCATCCTCTTTCCGTTCATCCGCGACCGCGGCGATCGCGACACCATGGTGAACACGGTCGCGCCGGTCTGGGACGGCAACGAGACCTGGCTGGTTCTGGGAGGAGCCACGCTGATGGGTGTCTTCCCGCTTGCTTATTCCGTGCTGCTCAGCGCGCTCTACATCCCGATCTTCTTCATGCTGGCAGGACTGATCTGGCGCGGCGTCGCTTTCGAATTCCGCTTCAAGGCGGACGAGGCGCACAGGCCGTTCTGGGACAAGGCCTTCGCCTGGGGCTCCTACATCGCGACGTTCTCGCAAGGCGTCGCGCTGGGCGCCTTCATCAACGGCTTCAGGGTGACTGGGGCCTCTTACGACGGCGGCAGTTTTGACTGGCTGAGCCCATTCAGTCTCTTCACAGGCGTCGGCCTCATCGTGGCCTATGCGCTGCTCGGTTGCACATGGCTCATCATGAAGACCGAAGGCGAACTCCAGCACCGGCTTAAAGCGTTGGCGCCTCGCGTGACTCTCGCCCTTGTAGCGGCGATCGTCATCGTGAGCGTGTGGACCCCGCTCACGCATCCGAGCATTGCGACACGGTGGTTTTCATTTCCCAACATCATCATCTTCTCGCCGGTGCCGGTGCTTGTCGTCGTGACGACTTGGGTCATGATGCGCGTGCTTCGGAACGAAACGCACGCGTCGCCGTTCCTGCTCGCGCTCCTGCTGCTGTTCCTGGGTTATACTGGTTTGGCGATCAGCCTGTGGCCGAACATCATTCCCCCGGCCATATCGATCAGGGAAGCCGCCGGGCCGCCGGAAAGCATGGGCTTTACGCTCGTCGGTGCGCTTTTTGTCATCCCCTTCATCCTCGCCTACACCGCAATGTCCTATTACGTATTCCGCGGAAAGGTGAGAGCCGGCGAGGGATATCACTGA
- a CDS encoding PLP-dependent aminotransferase family protein, which translates to MHNDTYNQRAMVVICMEWIPTISEWQGPVYLRIVDALATDIASGRLHRGQQMPTHRALAATLKLDLTTVTRAYGEARRRGLLDARVGRGTFVSETSARAPADIPFQIKVDLSMNVPPQPMEANLDTRIALGLKSIQDQSSFSAYLNYLRPGGSNEERDVAAKWLRTRVPNASADRLIIYPGNQAILFNALLALTAPGDVVITEALTFPGIKAAAEKLRVHLIGVPMDADGVQPDALRRACERHNPKAVYLTPTLHNPTTATLSPERRKAIAGIIRKAGTFLIEDDAYGMLEPAASPIANLIPERTYLAVGLSKCIAPALRVSYLLVPDAAAELTLRSNLQATTLMPAPLMVALVTHWLRSGVANQIIQAVRNEAAGRQKLATKFLKGLPFATQPNSHHLWLSLPRRWNSSGFLSHVARHGMALVGEDTFAVGDTSSHAVRVSLGAARNRAELAAALQFIAAAVKSSVASPQIV; encoded by the coding sequence ATGCACAACGACACCTACAATCAAAGGGCAATGGTGGTAATTTGTATGGAGTGGATCCCTACAATCTCCGAGTGGCAAGGGCCGGTGTACCTGCGGATTGTAGACGCGCTGGCGACCGACATCGCGAGCGGCCGTCTCCACCGTGGTCAACAGATGCCGACGCACCGAGCGCTCGCGGCAACACTCAAGCTCGATCTCACAACGGTCACGCGGGCGTATGGTGAGGCGCGGCGACGCGGGCTCCTTGATGCGCGCGTGGGGCGAGGCACGTTCGTCTCGGAAACTTCGGCGCGGGCGCCGGCGGATATCCCGTTTCAGATCAAGGTCGATCTCTCGATGAACGTCCCGCCGCAACCAATGGAGGCGAATCTCGACACGCGCATCGCGCTGGGCCTCAAATCCATCCAGGATCAATCGAGTTTCAGTGCTTACCTTAACTACTTAAGACCCGGTGGCAGCAACGAAGAACGCGATGTGGCCGCCAAATGGCTTCGTACACGGGTGCCAAACGCGAGCGCCGACCGCTTGATCATCTATCCCGGGAATCAAGCCATCTTGTTCAATGCGCTGCTGGCACTCACGGCGCCCGGTGACGTGGTGATCACCGAAGCCCTCACTTTTCCTGGAATAAAAGCCGCCGCCGAAAAGCTTCGGGTCCACCTTATCGGTGTTCCCATGGACGCCGATGGGGTTCAGCCGGATGCGCTACGGCGTGCATGCGAACGGCACAACCCGAAAGCGGTCTATCTAACTCCCACGCTGCACAATCCGACGACGGCGACGCTGAGCCCCGAACGCCGAAAGGCTATTGCAGGGATCATTCGCAAGGCCGGCACGTTCCTGATCGAAGATGACGCCTACGGAATGCTGGAGCCGGCGGCCTCGCCAATCGCGAACCTCATTCCCGAGCGTACTTATCTCGCTGTCGGCTTGTCGAAGTGCATCGCTCCCGCACTGAGAGTCTCATATCTCCTGGTCCCCGACGCGGCCGCGGAATTGACGCTGCGGAGCAACCTTCAAGCCACGACGCTGATGCCGGCCCCGCTGATGGTGGCGCTGGTCACGCATTGGCTTCGATCTGGCGTTGCAAACCAAATCATTCAGGCGGTACGCAACGAAGCCGCAGGCAGGCAGAAGCTGGCCACGAAATTCTTGAAAGGGCTGCCTTTCGCGACGCAGCCAAATAGTCATCATCTGTGGCTGTCCTTACCCCGGCGCTGGAACAGCAGCGGCTTTTTGTCTCATGTTGCCCGCCACGGGATGGCTCTGGTCGGCGAAGATACATTTGCGGTGGGTGATACGTCCTCTCATGCCGTTCGTGTCTCGCTCGGGGCGGCGCGCAATCGCGCCGAACTCGCCGCGGCGCTTCAGTTTATAGCCGCGGCGGTGAAGTCGTCTGTCGCGTCTCCTCAGATCGTATAG